From a single Kiritimatiellia bacterium genomic region:
- a CDS encoding glycosyltransferase family 4 protein, with translation MPLSHKKPTVLALSQVYVPDPASVGQHMADAAAQLVQRGFRVIALTSRRGYENPAKIYPSREVIDGVEVRRLPLSSFGKKSMVLRALAGVLFVIQCIMKGLFVRNLDRILVSTSPPVCLLAALAICFIRHAPIKFWVMDLNPDQLIALGKTKPGSFLAQMFDRFNRLFLRKADKIVVLDRFMADRVNRKTQVTDKMAIIPPWPHEEHLTPLAHEGNPFRACQGLTGKKVIMFSGNLSICSPVTTILQAALRVMDLEKLLFLFIGGGLGRREVEDVMIRLHPRNIQMLPYQPLAEIRYSLSAADIHLVSLGEQMSGIIHPCKIYGAMAVGRPILYLGPADSFIMDILNQYPIGWHVAHGDIDNAERVIREIERLPAEQLSSMGALAFRVVSEKFSKAKLSAQFCEFIAR, from the coding sequence ATGCCCCTTTCCCACAAAAAACCAACGGTGCTGGCGCTCAGCCAGGTGTATGTTCCCGATCCGGCCTCGGTCGGCCAGCATATGGCCGATGCGGCCGCTCAACTGGTCCAACGCGGTTTTCGGGTCATAGCGTTGACCTCGCGCCGCGGTTATGAAAATCCCGCAAAAATCTATCCTTCCCGCGAAGTGATAGACGGAGTTGAGGTGCGCCGGCTGCCCTTGTCATCCTTCGGAAAAAAATCCATGGTTCTGAGGGCGTTGGCCGGCGTGCTTTTTGTCATACAATGCATTATGAAAGGGTTATTTGTCCGCAACCTGGACCGGATTCTGGTCAGCACTTCCCCGCCGGTTTGTCTTCTGGCGGCGTTGGCGATCTGTTTTATCCGCCACGCGCCAATCAAGTTCTGGGTGATGGACTTGAACCCGGATCAATTAATTGCGCTGGGCAAAACAAAGCCGGGCTCTTTTTTGGCGCAAATGTTTGACCGCTTCAATCGTCTGTTCCTCCGCAAGGCCGACAAAATCGTCGTGCTGGATCGTTTCATGGCCGACAGGGTCAATCGCAAAACCCAGGTGACGGACAAGATGGCAATTATACCGCCCTGGCCGCATGAGGAGCATTTAACCCCGCTTGCGCATGAAGGCAACCCGTTTCGCGCATGCCAGGGATTAACCGGCAAAAAAGTGATAATGTTCAGCGGGAACCTGAGCATTTGTTCCCCGGTAACAACCATTCTGCAAGCGGCTTTGCGCGTCATGGACCTGGAAAAACTCCTGTTTTTGTTTATCGGCGGCGGGTTGGGGCGCCGCGAGGTTGAGGATGTGATGATCCGGCTTCATCCGCGCAATATTCAAATGCTGCCCTATCAGCCGCTGGCGGAGATTCGTTATTCGCTTTCGGCCGCCGACATTCACCTGGTATCATTGGGCGAACAAATGTCCGGGATCATTCACCCCTGCAAAATATACGGCGCCATGGCCGTTGGCCGCCCCATCCTGTATCTCGGCCCGGCCGATAGTTTTATTATGGATATATTGAATCAATATCCGATTGGATGGCATGTTGCGCATGGAGACATTGACAATGCCGAGCGGGTTATCCGCGAGATAGAGCGTCTTCCGGCGGAACAATTGTCATCCATGGGCGCTTTGGCCTTCCGCGTGGTGTCCGAAAAATTCAGCAAGGCCAAGCTCTCCGCTCAATTCTGCGAGTTTATTGCCCGATAG